Part of the Triticum aestivum cultivar Chinese Spring chromosome 4D, IWGSC CS RefSeq v2.1, whole genome shotgun sequence genome is shown below.
gggtgTGGGGGCTGGCGAGGGGGAGTGGGGGAAGTGGGTGGTGGCTAGGGTTGGACCTGGGGGGAGTGGGGGTTAAGTGGAGTGGGGGGTCGGTCGGCTGGTcctgtggcctgctgggccgaagcccaggggggaggggggtttctcTTTCCTCGGGTAGGGGGGTTtctctttcctcttttttttgttagttttgtttttctttttcttttattattttcctatttctgttttaattcaatttaaaatatttatgcatttgtaAAAATGTGGTACCTTCACCTTAAATACCTAGGCATTAtttggcacactccgaacatttagTTTTGATGTTTgtaacttttattgttgacatcaatttgaatttgaattttgaaatggttttgaatcatcgcgaggttaacaacagtaaccgtggtgatgtggcatcattagcgtgggattactgtagcttaattacccgggcgtcacagatagatattcaagagggatataataaaaaaatcatgaagatCTTTGGACAAAATAATCTTGAtcccttgtaatagttttgcgatatgatgatataatatgtgagtcatgttgatgagtaattatgctttagtaagaatattggcgttaaggtttgtgattccctatgcaagcatgaaagtcaatagttatgcaatgaagttacatcctacttatggtgcattattcggtgttagttatgcttaatgctcgcttatgagatttttcgtttcttggttggatgcttcttaatcttttgctagccttcatttgcattaagtatgatcactacttgtacatccaaaatccttaaaccagttttgccatatgagtccactatacctacctatatgcggtattcttttgccgttctaagcaaatttgtatgtgccatctctaatctttaaaataaatttctcttttgtgtgctcgtaccgctcatgaaacggtagggggtggccgatattttttcatgctagatgtgttattctgaagatgagtgtttattcacttgtcattgcactagagtacgacaaaggtattagggattcccagtcctgaaatgaaaaatgaatttactttatgttgccaaataataaattccttggaaagtgttggtatggacggcacccgtggattcggttagccgtggaatgtgaaagtatggtggaaaaaggaataaactttattttctgtttgggaaccgcatatgatatatctagcatggaaagtattgggaactactcgatcattttcgttgacaggaaaggcatgccacccaaaatgtttgtatctctatctttttcgctttgagctctagcacctctacaaatccctacttccctctgcgaagggtctttctatttactttatgtaatttttattttgagtctccattttctcttataaagcactaactaaggggcactatgatcgtacatgagcattgggtgtagctaatatgcaagtgtgtttcatgaatggatcaatgattgagcataatgggctaggataacttgctttagtgttgatattttgaagacattgttgcttgttgatatgcttgagtattgaaatcttcatgtcaaaactagactattgctttgaatcatataaaagtccaaatgtccatcctacaaagaaaagaatatgtgatgaacatgttaggcggcattccacatcaaaaattctgtttttatcatttacctactcgaagacgagcaggaattaagcttagggatgctgatacgtctccaacatatctataattttttattgttccatgctgttatattatcattcttggatgttttacaattattttatagcaactttatatcaatttttgggactaacctattgacatagtgcccagtggttgctgttttttgcttgttttttacttgacagaaaatcaataccaaatggagtccaaacgctgcgaatttttggaatttttttggtccagaagacacaagttggtccaaagaagtaccagaggggggggggactccgaggggagcacaacccaccaggacgcgcctaggcccccaggcgcgtcctggtgggttgtgcccaccttggccgcctcccgcaccgcctctttgctctataaataccccaatattctaaaaaccctaggggagtagacaaaaatcaattccagccgccgcaagttccagaaaccacagatccaatctagacaccatcacggaggggttcatcatcctcattggtccctctccgatgatgcgtgagtagttcattatagacctacgggtccgtagttagtagctagatggcttcctctctctctctctcttgattctcaatacaatggtctcttggagatctatttgatgtaactctttttgcggtgtgtttgttgggatccggtgaactttgagtttatgatcagatctatgtttttatccatgaaagttatttgagtttctttgatctcttatatggatgattacttatagcctcatattttttcttcgaatctttggtttagttaggccaactagatcgatttttcttgccatgggaagaggtgctttgtgatgggttcgatcttacggtgctcaatcccagtgacagaaggggaaatgacacatatgtatcattgctattaaggataacaagatggggtatattcctacatgaatagatcttgtctacatcatgtcatcgttattattgcattactccgttttccatgaacttaatacactagatgcatgctggatagcggtcgatgtgtggagtaatagtagtagatgcaggcaggagtcggtctattaatcttggacgtgatgcttatgtaatcatcattgcctggatatcatcatgattatttgaagttctatcaactgcccaacagtaatttgtttacccgccgtatgctatttttctcgagagaagccactagtaaaatctacggtcctcgggtctcttctttatcatatttgcctttgagatatatttttatttgcttttatttttagatctattaatccaaaaatacaaataAACATTGCTGAAacttattgttatttattttatctcacgttcccgcgagatctgtttatccaatctactacaattataCCTATCTTTTTActcgggagggattgacaacccctctttacgTCCggttgcaagtatttgctctttgtgtgcaggtaccgttcacgtagtgttgcgtggttctcctactggttcgataaccttggtcacatcactgagggaaatacctaccatagttgtgctgcatcatcccttcctctttggggaaataccggcgtagttcaagccgcatcaatccCCGTCGAGGCGGAGAAGATGGCGCTTGGCCGTCTCCGATGTCGTCACGGAGCGGTCCAGGGCCCAAGCGTACGCTAGGTTCGAGTCAGCCGTGATGTGTGGCGGCGGGACATCCGAGTCCGCGAACTTGGATCAGCGTGCGATGTTGCGGTtgtcccgccggcgctgctcccgATCAGCGTACTCATGTGCCTTATGGCTCTTCGGGACGACGACGAGAAGCCGTCGTTGCGGAGGTAGTGCAGAATGCGCCCGCGCGCCTTGGGCAGGGGCAGCGGCGGGTGGCGCTCCTCCTTGGCGAAGCGTCGGGGACGCGCGCACGGTGCTCCTCCTTCACGACGCATCGGGGCGGCGGCGAGAGccgctcctccttgacgcggcTTCCGATTTGGGCGCCGTGGCTGCGCGACAGCAGAGAGCGTGGAGAGGATGCCggctccggcttcacggggaggAGCACCCCTAGTGGCGGAGCCGGGCCGTTGGTGTGGACGACGGAGCATCAGCTCCATCTGTTCCTCGAACTCTGCGTCCGTGTCGGTGTAGACCTTGCGCGGCACCGTCGACGCGGACTGCGGCGGCCGGTCCTCCTCGTCGCTGGAGGATATGACGTTCTCCGTCCGCGTCAAGTCGTCGCCAGCTGACGAGGACAACGACCCCGGAGTTCGAGGGCGGCGTCACGACGAGCCACCAGATCCCGGAACCGCCTGCTGGTGCGGACGCCCAGGACTTGCCCATCGCAGCCGGAGATGTGGAGGGAGATGGGCGGGGAGGGGAGGAGTGATGTGGACAGCGCCGGAGCACGGATTAAATAGCCGCGGCCAGGCCATGCGAAGAGTCGGTCAACCGCTTCAATGCGGCGCAACGgccagagttggttcctcgggaacCTGAGTCCGCATTGAAGCGGCGGCTGCTGAGAGGTCGCGTCGGTCAGCGCCGCCCTCCCTTCCTCCGGTCATATCACGACATCAATGCCGGACTCCGAATGCTCTGGGCCGGCATGAATGAGGTGCGTGCATTGGAAGAATGCATGGGAGGGGTAGGTGACAGGTTTTTTGTGGGATCAGGGTGGTTAGAAGCGGGCTTAGGTGCAGTCCGGACTTTCATAAAGCTCCCCCACTTTTGTCTTCGGTTTGCAAGAAAAATCGTGTCCGGATCGAACAGATCGGTGTTGAATGGCTTTTATGATCCGGACAGCATGATGATTACAGCAAGTTTAGAGGCCCGCCTTGGAGATGCAAGAGAAAACCCTCGTACAACTGGTGCTACCGCCGCCGCCCGGTCGAAAATGAAgtggcggccccacctgtcatcaaTCATCAAAAAGTAAAAGAAGAAACtacctccccctttccttctcccccgtCTCCGGACTATTTTCTTTCCCCAAAGCGCCTCGCCTCCTCTCCGATCCCGCCACGAAGCAAAGGGCTCGCCATGGAGACCAGCGCCAGCGGGGCGGAGCCCGCGAACGCCGGGATCGAGGGGTCCGCCGACCCCTGCAGCTCCGCGGGCGGCGGCCATCGACTCTCAGTGCACCAGATCGTTGGCGGCGGCAAAGGCAACCACTACTCTTCTACCCCCAGTTATCTCCTCCCGTTTTCTGCTGAGTTCGGGGTAAATCGCTCTTACACTACAGCTGTGCGATTGCAAACGCGAATTGGATGTTGTGAGGCGGATGGGTGGCCAGATTGTCACTGGGCTTTCCGATGGTCTCTCTCGATTGGATCATGTGTATTTGCGGGAGTAATGGCAGGGTTGAGTAAAGGTGGTTGACCTTTTGGCTTTCATTTCGTAGGTTAAGTAGAAGAAGCGTGCGTGAGTGTGGCCAAGGCTGGGTGTAGTTCTGTAGACTGTAGTTCAGATTGTGTACTGTGGTTTCAGAAAGCGCGTGCTAGGATGCGAGTGTACACAGGTAATTGAGATCATGCCATTAAGTTTTGCTCTGAATTCTGGTTGATGCTTATCAACTCAATCACCATTGAAATACATGTGATTCATAACTCAAAGCAAACATGGTATGTTGGCCACCTGTACATACTGAACCAATACCTTAGGtattattattattagtattaCTGCTATTACTATTATTATTTTAAATTCTTTTCTGCAACGTGTTGTGCTAGTATCAATACTCAAATGAGAGACCAATCATCAGGAGTACTAACCTGTCGTACTGCAAAGCGGTAGCTAAATAATTGCTACACTTATCTCAGATGACTGTTTCTTATGTTTATGATCTGAATTTCTGATACACTTAATTGATGGTTTGTAATCTGAATTTCTGGTACACTTAATTGACCAGCTTAACTTCAAGAGTACTGTCCTTTATATATTTCTCTTGTGCACTGGTAAGGGTAAGGTTGAATTAATATCCAGCGGTATGATTTTTCCCTTTTTATGCCTCCACGTACAGTTGGCCTTATGTATCTCTTGCTCATTGATTTAAGATGTTGTTCCTCTCTTTCAGCTGCTGATATCGTCTTATGGAAGTGTAAACGTGCTACTGTTGGTGTTATATTTGGTGCTACTATTGCATGGTGGTTGTTCGAGAAGTCCGAACTATCGTTCTTGACTATCTGCTGTGATGTACTGCTCATTTTGATAGTTGTACAGCTCATATGGGTCAAAATATCTGGGTTGCTAAATAAGTAAGGAACCTTATCCATGATTTTGTGTTCTTACATATTTCAACAGAAGTTTATCAATGTATCTGTTATCGGTTAATTATCGTAGGCAACCTAGGCAACTGCCTGAGTTAGTTCTGTCAGAGGAGATGGTTAATAATGCTGCGGCTTCATTCCGTGTTAAAGTGAACAACATGCTAATGATTGCACATGACATTACTCTTGGCAAAGACTTCCGGCTCTTTTTCCAGGTTAGCTATCATGCCATTGTTTCTCTTTGGTTGTTACATGAGATCATTATGATTACTGACCAATGAAAATTCTTCACAGGTTGTGTCAGTCCTGTGGTTGCTATCTGTTATTGGCAATTTCTACTCTTCTGTAACTCTTGCTTATATAGGTATGTTATGGTGTAAACATCTCTTTTTGAGTCCACACAGGCAGAGAAATGTAGGGGCACATGGTACCGGGCATGCATAATCATGTATCTGTTGGTCCTTTGTGGAGATTCCATTACTAATTTTACAGTGTATGGATGACAGGAACCATTGCTTTGGTGACAGTACCTGTACTTTACCATAGACACCAGGAGCACGTGGACAGGTATGCTGGGATGGTCCACCGGAATATCTCAAGGCATTACAAGATCGTCGATGAAAATGTGATAAGCAGACTACCTAGAAGCTTCATCAGAGATAAAGATGATTGATCTGCCTCGAAGTTTGATGCTTGTCATTTTTACGCTCGTTAAATAGTTTGGGTTTGTTTGTTGTTGTATTTTTGCATCGTAGGTTGCATCAAGTAGGAATCTAGATCAGTGGAAACCGAAGCTTGATTTAGGTACCTTTTCAGTGTACTGTTGATCAATAAGATCAATGCCAAAAGGGCATGCAGAAGATCGCAGCACCTCGACCAATATCGTTTAACACCTCTGTATAGACTGATCTACGTGTTACCCCTGATGTTATTTTTTCCTTCTCTTTTGAGATGGACCATTGAGTTGGTTTTCGCAGCAAAATGAGCTGCAACTGCAACCTCTTAAAAATTTAACTGTTGTCATGAGTACAGAAGCTATGGAGTTGTCACGTACTCGGTCTGTATCAAACTATAAGATGTTTTTACAGTTCCATTCTATTTTGATACAGAGGAGGTAAATCATACAAAAGTTAATTAGTTGTCACGTACTcactctgtatcaaaatataagatgtttttacaGTTCAATTCTATTTTGATACAGAGAAAGTAAATCACTCAGACCTGTTTCCTGGTCAAGTTTGTACTTCCTTCATCCCAAAATAAGGTCTCAactttgagacacttattttgggacagatggAGTATATAATTGCAACTGGCAACACGTATTGTGAACTTATTTAGTAGTAGCAGTGCTATGGATTATCCACTATGTTATCTCTAACAGCCGTCAAACACAAAAACCCCATCCCGCGATGCATCTTCCCTTTTTCTATCGGAACCTACCCTTCCCGCTCGGTTTGCCGCGATAGCGGGACATTTCTCGCTTGAGTCACCTCATTTAAAACCAGATGACGTCCACCTCATCTTCGCCGTGCATTATAGGGATGAAAATTTTCATGTTTACAATATAGTAGAGTGGGTTAAACTAAGTTATACTATTGACACAAAACAACAAATAATTATAGAGATCATTTCCAAAGGGCCATTCAACCTGGTAAATGCACACTGACGTCGGAGGCGAGTGGCAACGTAAACGTATTCCTAGCCACCAATAAGCTCCACCTTCAGCCCACATATGCTAGAAAGGATAATTGTCgttcttctcttcctcctccctACATGTCCTCTCTTAGCCTCTTTGCCAAAATGTTTCATTGACGCCAACCAGCACCACGTCAACATTAGTGTGTTCGTCATCGacacatcatcttcttctttctcaTTCCTCGCCAACTTTAGTTCTCGTTTCTACTTACTTTTTAGAataccctttttttattttttcgtgtTATTTTTTGGAACACTCTTTCTTTCTTCAACACCATGGACTTTGGTGGCTTTAGTTCTttttccttcttattcttggaacaATCTTCCGAGTGAGGCGCTTTAGCTCCCAGTAGCATCTGCACCTGCGCtgaataaaaaaatcaaaacaaatactagaaaaattcaaaaaattccaatttttttttgccATGATAGATAATTTTGTGCGTGATGTCTGGTCCAAATTTCAAATCacttggacatctgagtagctctcggcaaaaaaaaacaaatttggggTCTGTTAAATAGTGTACTGTTCATATACTGTTTtgacccaatttgtcttttttgctgagagctactcaaatGTCGAAATGCTCTGAAAGTTGGAGCGCacctcacgcaccaaattatctaccatgcacaaaaagtttggattttttttaatttgttaTGAATTATTTCttaaccgggtgcagatgagcccgggctcaTAATTGGATGTTCGCAATCTTCTTTTCTACTATAGCATGAACCTACCGGTCAATGTTGTGTCGTGTTGTCCTCACTCGCGAATGTTTTGGCAACCGCCAGCGTGTGGACATCCTGCAGA
Proteins encoded:
- the LOC123097539 gene encoding reticulon-like protein B16 isoform X1; translated protein: METSASGAEPANAGIEGSADPCSSAGGGHRLSVHQIVGGGKAADIVLWKCKRATVGVIFGATIAWWLFEKSELSFLTICCDVLLILIVVQLIWVKISGLLNKQPRQLPELVLSEEMVNNAAASFRVKVNNMLMIAHDITLGKDFRLFFQVVSVLWLLSVIGNFYSSVTLAYIGTIALVTVPVLYHRHQEHVDRYAGMVHRNISRHYKIVDENVISRLPRSFIRDKDD
- the LOC123097539 gene encoding reticulon-like protein B16 isoform X2 gives rise to the protein MRVYTAADIVLWKCKRATVGVIFGATIAWWLFEKSELSFLTICCDVLLILIVVQLIWVKISGLLNKQPRQLPELVLSEEMVNNAAASFRVKVNNMLMIAHDITLGKDFRLFFQVVSVLWLLSVIGNFYSSVTLAYIGTIALVTVPVLYHRHQEHVDRYAGMVHRNISRHYKIVDENVISRLPRSFIRDKDD